In a single window of the Falco rusticolus isolate bFalRus1 chromosome 11, bFalRus1.pri, whole genome shotgun sequence genome:
- the SLC5A9 gene encoding sodium/glucose cotransporter 4: MSSSPAAMSQPTPATTELPALLGDTTAAFGVADIIVVVLYFAFVLTVGIWSSIRASRGTIGGYFLAGRSMTWWPIGASLMSSNVGSGLFIGLAGTGAAGGLAVGGFEWNATWALLALGWIFVPVYIAAGVVTMPEYLQKRFGGQRIQIYMSVLSLILYIFTKISTDIFSGALFIQISLGWNLYLSTVVLLAVTAVYTIAGGLTAVIYTDVLQTLIMVLGALVLMFLGFEKVGWYEGLQEKYSTAIPKIIVPNTTCHLPRADAFHLFRDPVTGDIPWPGLIFGLSVLALWCWCTDQVIVQRSLSAKNLSHAKGGSVLGGYLKIFPMFFIVLPGMISRALYPDEVGCVDPDICKRVCGAAVGCSNIAYPKLVIELMPDGLRGLMIAVMMAALMSSLTSIFNSSSTLFVIDIWQRIRRKASEQELMIVGRVFILILIVISILWIPIIQSANSGKLFDYIQSITSYLAPPITALFILAIFCKRINEPGAFWGLMIGLAVGLVRMIIEFIYSTPSCGEDDRRPAVLKDLHYLYFALILCVLTAIVIILISFCTPPIPEEKLARLTWWTRHRKAPAIDLKNYKSEAAQINPANGESDLVDSADPGDKEEEAAKPPCWKMLYLWFCGLSTGPVPTLSQEERAALERSLTSIEEKPLWRTVCNGSSSSYLIQKRQVTETLMMVPGGAGTPW; this comes from the exons TCATCGATACGAGCAAGCCGGGGGACTATTGGAGGCTATTTCCTAGCTGGACGATCCATGACTTGGTGGCCT ATTGGAGCATCCTTGATGTCAAGCAATGTGGGCAGTGGCTTATTCATCGGCCTGGCGGGcactggagcagctgggggCCTTGCTGTCGGGGGCTTTGAGTGGAAC GCTACCTGGGCACTTCTGGCTCTTGGCTGGATCTTTGTCCCTGTTTACATCGCAGCAGGAGTGGTCACAATGCCCGAGTACCTGCAGAAGAGATTTGGAGGGCAAAGGATACAGATCTACATGTCTGTACTGTCCCTCATTCTCTATATATTCACCAAGATATCC acaGACATTTTTTCTGGAGCATTGTTCATCCAAATCTCTTTGGGCTGGAACCTCTACTTGTCCACTGTGGTCTTGCTAGCAGTGACTGCTGTCTACACCATAGCTG GTGGCTTAACGGCTGTGATCTACACAGATGTGCTGCAAACCCTGATCATGGTGCTGGGAGCTTTGGTCCTCATGTTCTTAG GATTTGAAAAAGTTGGCTGGTATGAAGGACTTCAGGagaaatacagcacagcaaTACCAAAGATCATAGTCCCAAACACAACCTGTCACCTCCCACGTGCAGATGCCTTTCACTTGTTCAGGGATCCAGTCACAGGAGACATTCCCTGGCCTGGCCTTATATTTGGTCTCTCTGTGCTGGCTCTTTGGTGCTGGTGCACTGACCAG GTGATAGTCCAGAGGTCTCTCTCTGCCAAGAACCTCTCCCATGCCAAAGGTGGATCGGTGCTGGGAGGGTATCTGAAAATCTTCCCTATGTTTTTCATTGTCCTGCCAGGAATGATCAGCAGAGCTCTTTACCCAG ATGAAGTGGGCTGTGTGGACCCGGACATCTGTAAAAGGGTCTGTGGAGCTGCAGTGGGTTGTTCCAACATTGCTTACCCCAAACTTGTGATAGAACTCATGCCCGATG GGCTCCGTGGTTTGATGATTGCCGTGATGATGGCAGCCTTGATGAGTTCCCTCACCTCcattttcaacagcagcagcactctcTTCGTTATAGACATCTGGCAGCGGATCCGCCGAAAGGCTTCAGAGCAGGAGCTGATGATTGTGGGCAG AGTCTTTATCCTCATCCTCATAGTCATCAGTATTCTCTGGATCCCGATCATTCAATCAGCCAACAGTGGGAAGCTCTTTGACTACATACAGTCCATAACCAGCTATCTTGCCCCACCGATCACAGCTCTCTTCATCTTGGCAATCTTCTGCAAGAGGATTAATGAGCCT GGTGCTTTCTGGGGCCTCATGATTGGGCTAGCTGTTGGTCTTGTTCGGATGATCATCGAGTTTATTTATAGCACACCGTCTTGTGGTGAGGATGACAGAAGACCAGCTGTGCTAAAGGACTTGCACTACCTCTACTTTGCCCTCATCCTCTGTGTCCTCACTGCGATTGTCATCATCCTCATTAGTTTCTGCACCCCACCAATCCCTGAAGAAAAG CTCGCTCGCCTGACGTGGTGgacaagacacagaaaagcacCGGCCATTGACCTGAAAAATTACAAGAGTGAAGCAGCACAGATTAATCCAGCCAACGGAGAGAGTGACCTGGTCGACAGTGCAGATCCAGGCGATAAGGAGGAGGAAG CAGCCAAGCCTCCCTGCTGGAAAATGCTGTACTTGTGGTTCTGTGGTCTGTCCACTGGCCCCGTGCCCACCCTGTCCCAGGAGGAGAGAGCTGCCCTGGAGCGAAGCCTCACCAGCATTGAGGAGAAGCCCCTGTGGAGAACTGTTTGCAAT GGGTCCTCATCTTCATATCTAATCCAGAAGCGTCAGGTGACAGAGACCCTCATGATGGTCCCTGGAGGTGCCGGGACACCTTGGTGA